A genomic window from Serratia liquefaciens includes:
- a CDS encoding ABC transporter substrate-binding protein: MKRLIPTLLFSALAASFGAQAATPKDTLVVVSSLEGIISLDPAESFETVSSANLVNLYQRLLTPDRTTPEKLAPELASGWQTGADGHSLIFTLKANQRFASGNPVRPEDVIFSLVRAVKLNKAPSFILGEFGWTPENVESQLKKLSDNQVQLSWSANIGSGLALRLLTAPVASIVDEKLLSEHGQQGDFGNAWLRSNSAGAGAYRVSNYVPHEALLFSRNDYAQPQAKLKTVLLKNVSDAGTRRLLLLKGDADVAYDLGADQFNSLRNEKGIRIEQRDSSKVYYLGFNTGSKQVPALSNPALWQAARWLVDYQTIADNLLKGQYRVHQAFLPQGLDGALDSQPFKLDVAKAKQILHDAGIAEGTRIDLIVINQPPYTDIAQALQASFAKAGLQLDIHPVVESDLWGKMRGRDFQAIFTYWGADYLDPNTNASAFAYNVPNGPKTLAWRTQWNIPALSAETRAAAAEGDAATRAARYVTLQRELQASSPYVVALQGQTLVALRDNVKDAHVDIANSMLYLDRVSK, encoded by the coding sequence ATGAAACGGCTAATCCCAACGTTATTGTTCAGTGCCCTGGCGGCGAGCTTCGGTGCGCAGGCTGCCACCCCGAAAGACACGCTGGTGGTGGTCAGTTCCCTGGAAGGCATCATCAGTCTTGATCCCGCCGAAAGCTTTGAAACCGTCAGTTCGGCCAACCTGGTCAACCTGTATCAGCGCCTGCTGACACCGGATCGCACTACGCCGGAAAAGCTGGCACCGGAGCTGGCCAGCGGCTGGCAAACGGGGGCGGACGGCCACAGTTTGATATTTACCCTGAAGGCCAACCAGCGTTTCGCCTCCGGCAATCCGGTACGCCCGGAGGATGTGATCTTCTCGCTGGTGCGGGCGGTGAAACTGAACAAGGCGCCGTCGTTTATTCTCGGTGAGTTCGGCTGGACGCCGGAAAACGTCGAGAGCCAGTTGAAAAAACTGAGCGATAACCAGGTGCAACTGAGTTGGTCGGCCAATATCGGCAGTGGGCTGGCGCTGCGGCTGTTAACCGCGCCGGTGGCGTCGATAGTTGATGAAAAGCTGCTCAGCGAGCACGGTCAGCAGGGGGACTTTGGCAATGCCTGGCTGCGTTCGAACTCTGCCGGTGCCGGCGCTTATCGAGTCAGCAACTATGTGCCACATGAGGCGCTGCTGTTTAGCCGCAACGACTACGCTCAGCCGCAGGCCAAACTGAAAACGGTGCTGCTGAAAAACGTCAGCGACGCCGGTACCCGCCGTTTATTGCTGCTGAAAGGGGACGCTGACGTGGCTTATGATCTGGGGGCCGATCAGTTCAACTCGCTGCGTAACGAAAAAGGCATCAGGATCGAGCAGCGCGATTCGTCCAAAGTCTATTACCTGGGGTTCAATACCGGCAGCAAGCAGGTGCCGGCTTTGAGTAACCCGGCCTTGTGGCAGGCGGCACGCTGGCTGGTGGATTACCAGACGATTGCCGACAACCTGCTGAAGGGGCAGTATCGCGTTCACCAGGCATTCCTGCCGCAGGGGCTGGATGGCGCCCTCGACAGCCAGCCTTTCAAGCTCGACGTCGCCAAGGCCAAACAGATTTTGCATGACGCGGGTATCGCCGAAGGAACGCGTATTGATCTGATCGTCATCAACCAGCCGCCGTATACCGATATCGCCCAGGCGCTGCAGGCCAGCTTTGCCAAGGCCGGCCTGCAGTTGGATATTCATCCGGTGGTGGAGAGCGATCTGTGGGGCAAAATGCGCGGCCGCGATTTCCAGGCCATCTTCACTTACTGGGGGGCCGACTATCTGGATCCGAACACCAACGCCAGCGCCTTTGCCTACAACGTGCCGAATGGGCCGAAAACCCTGGCCTGGCGCACCCAGTGGAACATCCCTGCCTTGAGTGCGGAAACCCGTGCGGCGGCGGCGGAAGGGGACGCCGCAACCCGCGCTGCGCGTTATGTCACGTTGCAGCGTGAACTGCAGGCCAGTTCCCCCTACGTCGTGGCGTTGCAGGGGCAAACCCTGGTAGCGCTGCGCGACAACGTTAAAGACGCGCATGTGGATATCGCCAACAGCATGCTGTATCTGGATCGCGTGAGTAAGTAA
- a CDS encoding ABC transporter ATP-binding protein has protein sequence MSLITLDNLSVSHRQGYEIRTVVHDVNLHIEPGECFGLVGPSGCGKSSLLWVLAGLNESWSGGFQLLGRDLQPGRPFTGALRREVQMVFQDPYASLHPKHRLLRTLAEPLKLLKEGHIEQKISDGFRQVGLDPKLLDRYPHQLSGGQRQRVAIVRALLLKPKLLLLDEPTSALDMSVQAEILNLLNELKQAGDLTMILVSHDADVIDHMCDRSVAMAHGRLVS, from the coding sequence ATGAGCCTGATTACCCTGGACAACCTCAGCGTCAGCCACCGCCAGGGCTATGAGATACGCACCGTGGTGCATGATGTCAATCTGCACATCGAACCGGGCGAGTGCTTCGGCCTGGTTGGCCCGTCCGGCTGCGGCAAGTCATCGCTGCTGTGGGTGTTGGCCGGGCTGAATGAAAGCTGGAGCGGCGGTTTTCAGCTGCTGGGCCGTGATTTGCAGCCGGGCCGTCCTTTTACCGGTGCTCTGCGGCGTGAGGTACAGATGGTATTTCAGGATCCCTATGCCTCGTTACATCCCAAGCACCGATTGCTGCGTACGCTGGCAGAACCCCTAAAGTTGCTGAAAGAGGGCCATATCGAGCAGAAAATCAGCGACGGTTTTCGCCAGGTGGGGCTGGATCCCAAACTATTGGATCGCTATCCGCACCAGCTTTCCGGCGGGCAACGTCAGCGGGTGGCGATAGTGCGGGCGCTGTTGCTGAAACCAAAGCTGTTGTTGCTGGATGAGCCGACTTCGGCGCTGGACATGTCGGTGCAGGCGGAAATCCTCAACCTGTTGAACGAACTGAAGCAGGCGGGCGATCTGACGATGATCCTGGTCAGCCATGATGCCGACGTGATTGACCACATGTGCGATCGTTCGGTGGCGATGGCGCATGGCCGATTGGTGAGCTGA
- a CDS encoding nitrate regulatory protein — translation MSRNHAFPPSAGDFLLASKRCEIAVLQQLLQMGKLVGRISQLIHVLQRERGTINIYLCSQGTLFGERLVGRAQDVEQAELAVQRLLVQLDDNSAPLVSASRLFSRIACALYSLTALPKLRRQVQQREMPQPVAMSTFNDIISSLLALVFEAADACVEPTTARALLAMFSFMQGKELAGQERAIGSAGFAARRFDEATHQQLLMLIEGQERCFHTFIEFADQPSRDRWQRMQQQDDREFERLRRIACTQGQLSERADSSLRWFEITSARIDLMKHIEDRLEEALMTSCRHSLAQAQRALVTDCAGNVPQQTKESYAVFVASPLGDTSPLVGEGINPRLGRSMLELIQQQSQRLQVLSEELATARATLHERKQIERAKGLLMQHRGLTEAEAHRQLLNMAMNQNRRLIDIASAMLAVADILPPASGTP, via the coding sequence ATGAGTCGTAATCACGCTTTCCCTCCCAGTGCCGGCGATTTCTTGCTGGCCTCAAAACGCTGTGAAATTGCCGTGCTGCAGCAATTGTTGCAGATGGGGAAATTGGTTGGCCGGATCAGCCAGCTAATCCACGTGCTTCAGAGAGAGCGCGGCACTATCAATATTTACCTGTGTTCGCAAGGGACGCTGTTCGGCGAGCGGTTGGTCGGTCGCGCTCAGGACGTGGAGCAGGCCGAGCTGGCGGTACAGCGGTTGTTGGTGCAGTTGGATGACAACAGTGCGCCGTTGGTCAGCGCCAGCCGTCTGTTCAGCCGTATTGCCTGCGCGCTGTATAGCCTCACTGCCTTACCCAAGCTTCGCCGTCAGGTCCAGCAACGAGAGATGCCGCAGCCTGTGGCCATGAGCACGTTCAATGACATTATTAGCAGCCTGTTGGCGCTGGTGTTCGAAGCGGCGGATGCCTGTGTTGAGCCAACCACTGCGCGTGCGCTGCTTGCCATGTTCAGCTTTATGCAGGGCAAGGAGTTGGCCGGGCAAGAGCGGGCAATTGGATCGGCCGGTTTTGCCGCCAGGCGTTTTGACGAGGCGACCCATCAGCAACTGTTGATGCTGATAGAGGGGCAGGAGCGATGTTTTCATACTTTCATCGAGTTTGCCGATCAACCTTCACGAGACCGGTGGCAACGCATGCAACAGCAGGATGACCGCGAGTTTGAGCGCTTGCGCCGCATCGCCTGCACCCAAGGGCAATTGAGCGAGCGCGCTGACAGCAGCCTGCGTTGGTTCGAGATAACCAGTGCGCGAATCGATCTGATGAAACACATTGAGGACCGCCTGGAGGAAGCGCTGATGACCAGTTGTCGCCATAGCCTGGCTCAGGCCCAGCGTGCACTGGTGACGGATTGTGCCGGAAATGTGCCGCAACAGACGAAAGAAAGTTACGCGGTTTTTGTCGCGTCCCCCTTGGGCGATACATCGCCGTTGGTGGGAGAGGGCATCAACCCGCGCCTGGGCCGCTCAATGCTGGAGTTGATTCAGCAGCAGTCGCAACGGCTGCAGGTACTGTCGGAAGAGTTGGCAACGGCACGCGCAACGCTGCACGAACGCAAACAGATCGAGCGCGCCAAAGGGTTACTGATGCAGCATCGTGGTCTGACGGAGGCGGAGGCTCATCGCCAGTTGCTTAACATGGCAATGAATCAAAACCGGCGGTTGATTGACATCGCCAGCGCTATGCTGGCAGTCGCGGATATCTTGCCGCCGGCAAGCGGTACCCCCTAA
- a CDS encoding ABC transporter ATP-binding protein encodes MDIDNPLLTVERLSVLLPASPPLVKGISFSMGQERLALVGESGSGKSLTARALMGLLPPPLQVQAQRLTLGDDDLTRLNERQWNRLRGNKVAMVMQDPKHALNPTQPIGRQVEEPLLLHTRLGRAERREKVLDMLAAVGLPDPQTLSQRYPHQLSGGMGQRVMLAIALINDPQLLIADEPTSALDHQMRDQVLQLIENLVQQRNMGLILISHDLQQVAHYCERVLVMYKGELLDQLPADRLASATHPYTRTLWSCRPSRETHGKTLPVLDRALLESLK; translated from the coding sequence ATGGACATTGATAACCCATTATTGACCGTCGAACGCCTGTCGGTGCTGTTACCGGCTTCGCCGCCGTTGGTGAAAGGCATCTCTTTCAGCATGGGGCAGGAGCGGCTGGCGCTGGTGGGCGAGTCCGGTTCCGGCAAATCCCTGACAGCCCGGGCCCTGATGGGGCTGTTGCCGCCGCCGTTGCAGGTGCAGGCACAGCGTTTGACGCTGGGCGATGACGATCTGACGCGCTTGAACGAGCGCCAGTGGAACCGGCTGCGGGGGAACAAGGTGGCCATGGTGATGCAGGATCCCAAGCACGCGCTGAATCCGACCCAGCCGATAGGGCGCCAGGTAGAGGAGCCGCTGCTGTTGCATACCCGCCTGGGGCGCGCCGAGCGGCGGGAGAAGGTGCTGGACATGCTGGCAGCGGTTGGCTTGCCCGATCCGCAGACGCTGAGTCAGCGTTACCCCCATCAGCTGTCCGGCGGCATGGGGCAGCGAGTGATGCTGGCCATCGCATTGATCAACGATCCGCAGCTGTTGATTGCCGACGAACCGACTTCGGCGCTGGATCACCAGATGCGCGATCAGGTTTTGCAACTGATCGAAAATCTGGTGCAGCAACGTAATATGGGCCTGATTTTGATCAGTCACGATTTACAGCAGGTGGCGCATTACTGCGAACGGGTGCTGGTGATGTACAAGGGCGAACTGTTGGATCAACTGCCTGCCGATCGTTTGGCCTCCGCGACCCATCCTTACACGCGCACGCTATGGTCATGTCGGCCAAGCCGCGAGACTCACGGCAAAACCTTGCCGGTACTGGATCGCGCACTGCTGGAGTCACTGAAATGA